Proteins from one Capricornis sumatraensis isolate serow.1 chromosome 2, serow.2, whole genome shotgun sequence genomic window:
- the SYPL2 gene encoding synaptophysin-like protein 2, which produces MSSTESSSHTADKSPRQQVDRLLVGLHWRRLEEPLGFIKVLQWLFAIFAFGSCGSYSGETGATVRCNNEAKDVSAIIVSFGYPFRLNRVQYEMPLCDDESTSKTMHLMGDFSAPAEFFVTLGIFSFFYTIAALVIYLRFHKLYTENRRFPLVDFCVTVSFTFFWLVAAAAWGKGLTDVKGATRPSSLTAAMSVCHGEEAVCSAGATPSMGLANISVLFGFINFFLWAGNCWFVFKETPWHGQGQDQGQDASPESAAEQGAVEKQ; this is translated from the exons ATGTCCTCGACGGAGAGCTCCAGCCACACCGCGGACAAGTCGCCTCGCCAGCAG GTGGACCGCCTGCTCGTGGGGCTGCACTGGCGGCGGCTGGAGGAGCCGCTGGGCTTCATCAAAGTTCTCCAGTGG CTCTTTGCTATTTTCGCCTTCGGGTCCTGCGGCTCCTACAGCGGGGAGACAGGAGCAACGGTTCGCTGCAACAACGAAGCCAAGGATGTGAGCGCCATCATTGTTTCATTCGGCTATCCCTTCAG GTTGAACCGGGTCCAGTATGAGATGCCCCTCTGTGATGATGAATCCACCTCCAAGACCATGCACCTCATGGGAGACTTCTCTGCCCCTGCTGAGTTCTTCGTGACCCTGGgcatcttttccttcttctacACCATAGCTGCGCTCGTCATCTACCTGCGTTTCCACAAACTCTATACGGAAAATAGGCGCTTCCCACTGGTG GACTTCTGTGTGACTGTCTCCTTCACCTTTTTTTGGCTGGTAGCTGCAGCTGCCTGGGGCAAGGGCCTGACTGATGTCAAGGGGGCCACACGGCCATCCAGCCTGACTGCCGCCATGTCTGTGTGCCATGGAGAGGAAGCGGTGTGCAGTGCCGGGGCCACACCCTCCATGGGACTGGCCAACATCTCCGTG CTCTTCGGCTTTATCAACTTCTTCCTGTGGGCCGGGAACTGTTGGTTTGTGTTCAAGGAGACCCCGTGGCATGGGCAGGGCCAGGACCAGGGTCAGGACGCCAGCCCGGAGAGCGCAGCTGAGCAGGGAGCGGTGGAGAAGCAGTAA